One genomic window of Medicago truncatula cultivar Jemalong A17 chromosome 1, MtrunA17r5.0-ANR, whole genome shotgun sequence includes the following:
- the LOC11423147 gene encoding probable glycosyltransferase At5g03795: protein MGGDFLSMFHLETKRLIWLIGITFSIILAFQYVEPNYGNVLLSLFSADRIPTSSESTDTNVTILNHANFTDELSIQKANATIDTVSITGFVLEPILSQNKSQEKVNSYSPSPENAPTNLSPPFGSTTNVGPNITTAVLSNDDNITNSIKNESFSPSSQNGGNVQDKSSSISSTVPKERQEIHVPIKEVTTVSEMNKLLLQSHASYRSMKPRWFSNVDQELLQARSEIENAPIVKNDPNLYGPIYHNVSMFKRSYELMEERLKVYVYREGARPILHSPFLTGIYASEGWFMKLMEANKRFVTKNPKKAHLFYLPFSSRMLEEALYVKNSHSHKNLIQYLHDYVDMIAARHSFWNRTGGADHFLVGCHDWAPSETKLRLANCIRSLCNADVKEGFVFGKDASLPETYVRNAQIPTRDLGGNSFSKKTTLAFFAGSMHGYVRPILLKHWENKDPDMKIFGKLPNSKGNSNYIHYMKSSKYCICAKGYEVNSPRVVEAIFYECVPVIISDNFVPPFFEVLDWESFSVIVLEKDIPNLKNILLSIPEKRYLSMLMRVKKVQKHFLWNKNPVKYDIFHMILHSIWYNRVFSATS from the exons ATGGGTGGAGATTTTTTGTCAATGTTTCATCTAGAAACAAAGAGATTAATATGGCTTATTGGAATTACTTTTTCAATAATCTTAGCTTTTCAGTATGTTGAACCAAATTATGGCAAtgttcttctctctctattctctgcTGATAGAATACCAACATCATCAGAAAGTACAGATACCAATGTGACAATTTTGAATCATGCAAACTTTACAGATGAACTTTCCATTCAGAAAGCTAATGCAACTATAGATACTGTTTCAATAACTGGTTTTGTCTTGGAACCAATATTGTCACAAAACAAATCTCAAGAAAAAGTAAATTCTTATTCTCCTTCTCCTGAGAATGCTCCAACAAATTTAAGTCCACCTTTTGGTTCTACGACAAATGTTGGTCCGAATATTACAACTGCAGTGTTATCAAATGATGATAACATAACGAATTCCATAAAGAATGAGAGTTTTAGTCCATCGTCGCAAAATGGTGGCAATGTACAAGACAAGAGTTCTTCTATCAGCAGCACTGTGCCTAAGGAGCGTCAAGAAATTCATGTACCGATTAAAGAAGTCACGACAGTGTCTGAAATGAACAAGTTATTGCTTCAAAGCCATGCTTCGTATCGATCAATG AAGCCGAGGTGGTTTTCAAATGTTGATCAAGAGTTACTACAGGCAAGATCAGAGATTGAAAATGCACCAATTGTAAAGAATGATCCAAATCTTTATGGTCCAATTTATCATAATGTTTCCATGTTCAAGAG GAGCTATGAATTAATGGAAGAGAGACTCAAAGTGTATGTATACAGAGAAGGAGCTAGACCTATACTGCATTCGCCGTTTCTCACTGGAATCTATGCTTCTGAAGGGTGGTTTATGAAGCTAATGGAAGCTAATAAACGATTTGTTACCAAAAATCCAAAGAAGGCTCATCTGTTTTACTTGCCATTCAGTTCTAGGATGCTAGAGGAAGCCTTGTATGTGAAGAATTCACATAGCCATAAGAACCTGATTCAATATCTACATGATTATGTAGACATGATTGCGGCGAGACATTCTTTCTGGAACAGAACTGGAGGTGCTGATCATTTTCTAGTTGGTTGTCATGATTGG GCTCCATCGGAAACAAAATTACGCTTGGCGAACTGCATAAGGTCCCTCTGCAACGCCGATGTAAAAGAAGGATTTGTCTTCGGCAAAGACGCGTCTCTTCCTGAAACATACGTCCGAAACGCTCAAATTCCAACAAGGGATCTTGGTGgcaattcattttcaaagaaGACAACATTAGCCTTTTTCGCAGGGAGCATGCATGGTTATGTAAGGCCAATACTATTGAAACATTGGGAAAACAAAGATCCTGACATGAAAATCTTTGGAAAATTGCCAAATTCTAAAGGAAACAGTAACTACATTCATTACATGAAGAGTAGCAAGTACTGTATTTGTGCAAAAGGGTATGAAGTGAATAGTCCAAGAGTCGTGGAAGCAATTTTCTATGAATGTGTTCCGGTTATTATATCGGATAATTTTGTGCCACCCTTTTTCGAGGTTTTGGATTGGGAATCCTTTTCTGTCATTGTTTTGGAGAAGGATAttccaaatttgaaaaatatactaCTTTCTATTCCGGAAAAGCGGTATCTAAGCATGCTAATGAGGGTAAAAAAGGTACAGAAGCATTTCCTTTGGAACAAGAATCCTGTCAAGTATGATATATTTCATATGATCCTTCACTCTATTTGGTACAATAGAGTCTTCTCTGCCACTAGTTAG